TTACCACTTCTCCGGTCTGGGCCCTATACACATATTCTGTCTCATTTCTCATCTAATTTCTCTTattcaaaatacatattttaaatgcttaaattCTTTAACACTGTCATATTTGAAGCTCTGGTTATCTAGtggaaaatacagctgcttGACCGGAAAACCTCAATGAATTTACTATTCCTGCTGACCAGTCTTCTTTCTTTAGGCATTGAAGGGGACAAATTGCTTTGTGGGATACTCAAAAAAACCCCGTAGTGTACTGGTATCTCTCTAGGCACGTTACCTGAAGCAGTCATCACATTTATTAAGTTTGCAGTTaatctcttttcctgttttgagaTCCTGAAGATTAAAGCATGTTTGAACATGATGCAAACTTGACATGAAAAGGTAccttttttttagaaaaaaaaaaaagagacaaaaatcacTTTGGAACACACTTTAGCTACTTCAGGTGTCAGACCCTGTTGCAGTATTTAACCTTTTGACCCCAGCttacttccatttttaaaagctagtgAGAAGATACATCCACCATATTCCTTTCATTACAAGCAGCTTATAGTTCAGAGACAGGAAATGACAGGAAAAGATATGCAATAAACTACATTTCTCCTGCTTGGTGTATGACTTCTAAtctaacttttattttaaggatgcCCAAGTAACTTTTTAAGTGTAGCGTGAAGATGCCACTTCTGCCTAGTTTTGGTTGTAACACAGTTCTTCACAGTTTTTTAGATAGCCGCCTTCAATCCTGCACCCAGACAATATTCATGGTCTGTTTTAAACAACATTTCCCAAAGTCTTCTCCATTTCCTTTCCACTGCTACTTTTCAGATCACAGTATAAAACCCAGAACAGCCCAAGAAAACCAGAGTCCTCAATCAATAAGCAGCTGTGACTGCTGCTTGCTCTTTAGCACCCTCACAGAGATTGGGAAATACCACTCACAGGGGAAACAGATTCTGGGCCTCATGATGTATCTGGAAGTATGGCAAGAAACGAGACACAGAAGAACAAGAAACGGATCTTAAAATATTAGATTACTCTTCTGGTGAATCTTCCAGCTAGGTTTTATTCATTATCGAAAAAGCTAACCAGGGAACCCAAAACGTGCACTTTTCACTTTCACGTGACACAACTCTCTTGGAAGTCTGGCAACGCTCTTCAAACACTTGTGTTGTACTATACACTCTTATAAGCATCATCATCCTTTAAAGGGAAAGGTAACTAAGACTGGGGGGGTGTTaattgacagccggctgaagatgagccagcagtgtgcccaagtggccaagaaggccaccggCATCCTGACtggtatcagaaatagtgtggccagcaggagcagggaagtgatcgtgcccctgtactcggcgctggtgaggccgcacctcgaatgctgtgttcagttttgggcccctcactacaagaaggacattgaggtgctggagcgtgtccagagaagggcgacaaagctggtgaggggtctggagcacaagtctgatgaggagcggctgagggaactggggttgttcagtctggagaagaggaggctgaggggagacctcatcgctctctacaattacctgaaagggggctgcagagaggtgggtgttggtctcttctcccaagtgactagtgacaggactagaggaaatggcctcaagttgcgccaggggaggttcaggctagatattaggaaaaagttctttactgagagagtagtgaaacattggaataagctgcccagggaagtggtggagtcaccatccctggaggtgttcaaggaacgtgtggatgaggcattgtgggacatgggtttaatgggcatggtggtgtttcttggttgatggttggacttgatgatcttacaggtcttttccaaccttagtgattctgtgactttctcATCTCTAAGTGGCAAGTGCTTTCTGCCTGTACTAATTATAGTTCTTTAAAGTTTGAAAAAAGCACAGAGagtattataaaataaaatgtaatacttTACTTTTCTGTATCTATACTGTTTCATCAGTCTGATAAATTATCTACAAATGCATAAAACTTAAGCAACATTGTCCAATGCACTCAGAATGGTCCCAAATTCAATTACAAGTAAACCACATTAAAGATTTACTGTACAGTAAACAAATGGGTGaaaaaactgtaatttattGAAACTCATAACTCAAAAAATATAAGATGCTGTAGTGTACAATATGTTACACAAAGCACCCTAGGGTGCACATTCAAGTCAAGTAAGAACTCCATCGCCCCCCAAACCCTGGTACCCTAGTACTTGTTCCATATACAATCATGCACATTTACTCTTCAAGAGGAAGCCCCCAGTATTTTGATGTGTTAAATAGCACCAAAATCAGCATAGTCCATTGAAAAAAATGGGGAGCTAAATTAACTTGGCCAATACTTTTGACAGATATTATACATTCATGGAATTAAACAGTCTAAACTAACCTAAACAGTGTGTACTGTAACAATTACTGTTCTAATTTGAAGTTCTCCCCATATAGCAGTAGTGGAGGCAATCTGCTCTAAGCAAAACTATTTACGTACTTCCTACACAAAGCTCATCTGCCTTTTTTGTTGGAAATAAATCTATGAGGGGTGTGGAAAACTTGGATCTTTCAAGAACAACTACTGGTCTTAAGTAATGAAGCTGTTTTAAGGCAAGATCTCCACAGTCTGTTAGTGCCTTGTCCAAGATCGCCCTCAAATTTTCTAAAGAAGGGGCAGATGATGATTCTGACAACAAGGGCTGGATTTCTGTTAGCTGCCCATGATTATTTTGGGGTATGATTACATTTTTGTCATTTACAAAGTTGTTTACTGATGTATCCCCTTGACCATCTCCCTCTTTTTGCAAGGTTTTATCTACTGGCAGCTGCTCAGGAGACTCCCATTCTACTacctcatcatcatcatcatcatcgtcATCATCTTTTCTCTCACTTTCctgaataaattttaaaaacgAAGACTCAAATCCCATTGGCTTATATGTCTTTAAATCAAATGGTTTGGACACTGGAGGCTTCTGAAATTTGTCTTTTGTTGCACAAAGtacatttctttttgcattttgattaaCTGCACTATGTTGACATCCTTCTGGGTCTTTCTCTCTTGGCAACTCTGATTGTAAACTGGAGAAATAAGAGTTATTCTCTCTTTCgccattttctgaaaaatctccaGTTTTACACATAACTGTCTCCCTGATGTTATGCTCTTCAAAAGAAGTGTTCTTTGAACTGTGGTTGTATTTTAAAGCGCCTGAATACATAAAGGCACTCGCATCAAAACTCACACTACTTGATGGACATCTTTTTTGGTCTTCCTTGCTTACATCTTGAGGATTACAGTCAGTATTTGGAACAAGagttttttcactttcctgCACATACTCAGGATTAGCTGATTTATCCTCTTTAACTTTTACACCTTTTTTATCCACGTCTAAAGGTGTTTCGGAGCAGGACTGTTTTTCAGTCATTATGCCACATTTTACACAAACAACAAGTTTCTGAATCCGCTGCTCTATGTACATATTGGTCATCTGATGTGTGCGCTTATAGTGCCTCACTATACTGCTTTCCAATTTGACAACAGACAAACATCCCTGAACCATGCAAGGGTACTGGGTCTGGTTAGACTTCTCTTTGCACATTTGTAGGGCttcctcttttgttttgaaactcaTCAAATGCTTTTCTCTACTTCTGCTAATTCttttaggtttttcttttaactgctTCCCATTCTGCTTGCTTATGTCAAAACTGTCTTTCAAATaactttgttcctttttatcTTTATCTTGAttatcttcctcctctttctgatTTCCAAAGAGACTATCATAATATTCACTATGTCGGAAATATACATGTTGAGAGTAGTGACTGTAATTTGTGAAAATTCGATCACAGCCATTAAGGTCACAATGGATTTCAAAatctttgtttaatttttcttcattggcATGTTCTTCTATTAGGTGCTGTTTAAGCTTGTTAAAGGTATAAAATACAGCAGGGCACTGGGCTTGGTTACAAGCAAATCTTGCAGATTCAGCTTCAGAAAGCAGTTTTTGATCCTCTAAGTGTTCATTGTGGAAGTCACTACAATGCTTAGCAAGAGCTTTAGAACATAAAAAACGCTTACCACACTCTTTGTATTTGCAtgcaaaaatttttttacatttgacGAGTTCcctttttgttcttgctttgtctttttctaaGCAGAGCTGTTCCTTATTATACTGGTGAACGGTTCTGTAATGGCGAATCAAACCTTTCTGGTTGGTAAATGCCGAGTTGCAACTTTTATGTATACAATGAAATGGTTTGTGGTACTTatgcaatatataacataaGTTTCCTTTAGCAACTgttcttttgcttcctcttcccTGTCTTGCTTCCAGTTCTTCCCTATGAGTTTCCAGAGAAGCTATGTTAGATGTTTTTCTTGTTACATTATTGTCTGTCTCCTCACTGGACTCCAAATCCGTCTCGGAACTACAGTCTTCCTTTTTAGGATGACACAGCTGTTCAGAGTGGTCTGAATGTTCAATGAATTCAATGTTGGTTGCACAGACAGGTGTTGGAACAGTGCTATTTTTATGCAAGTTATCTGTACATAAGCCTACATGTTCAAATTTTTCATTAGAACATCCCTTGTGAGCTACCCTCTCACAGCCAATTTGATGTTTGTTTCTATAGTGAATTCTAAGGTGTGTTTTTCTTGTAAATGATCTTTGGCAAATATGACATTTAAATGGTGAGTACCGATGCTGGAACATATTTAACTGAAGAACCATTTCTTTTGAATAGTTATGCTTTTTAACATAATGCATTAAGAGAGCTTCTCTGGTCACAAACTCACACGTACATCCTTGACATTCacagaaaaatggttttgctgcCAGCTGAGTAAGGTACTGGCTGGGTAAATTATCTTGCTGCTCTTGAAGCTGAAATTTTGAGGTAGTTTCATCTACTGACTCAGGGCACTTGGCACCCCTAGATGAACAGGACTGTAAAGAGCCCAAAAAAGGCTTGTGTCTTGAAGAATTCTGAATGTTAGAATTTTTTAAGCTTAGATGTTTCAAGCCTAACATTAGTTCCAACATGTTATCTTCCATATTTGATTCTTTAGAACTGTCATAAAAAGATGTTTCTGGGGAAGAAGGACAAGTTTCTTCCTTCAGGCCATTGCTTCCTTTAGCATCTATAGTACAATACAAGCTTTCTGGAGAGTCAGCATTTGTATCTGAATTATGACCTAATTCTGTACTAATGTCTGTAGGGGATTTACTGTCCTGAGTGTCACTCAACAGATCGAGAAAGTCTTTAGTTTTCATCTCcatattttttttacctttaaagTTATATGGATGGGCCCTGCGAAGGTGTTTTTGCATACTTCTGGAATTTTTGTGTGTGGAACAGCAGCCTTCAAAACCACATGAAAGCTTTTTTTCGTCAAAGCAAACTGCCGCATTGGAAGACTGTTGTTTCACATCTCCTGGATGGAAGACTCCTTCCTGGGACATGAGAAAACCTGGAACTGATTGATTGTGAGCCATTGTTTCAATTAGTAGAGGAGACACCTGGCCTTGGTTTACTGCAGCATCTGCACTGTGGTCCCCACAATGAAGGC
This Gavia stellata isolate bGavSte3 chromosome 29, bGavSte3.hap2, whole genome shotgun sequence DNA region includes the following protein-coding sequences:
- the RLF gene encoding zinc finger protein Rlf — protein: MADVEAEAAPRPEMQRLVAALRARLWQLQTELREQEVSEASSRAYCRGFCQTLLQYAGSRGASEHILPFLEVYRISIQSFANARPYLTTECEDVLLVLGRLVLSCFELLLSIPESELPHEVWLGFHQSIQDSHDALLEFGNNNLQILVDITREGVWKNPVLLKILSQQPVETEEANKLITREGPSFLQMRIKHLMKSNCIPQATFLSKLCADSPEIANVSSFRQAYITCVCSMLPNEDSIKEIAKVDCKEVLDIICNLESEGQENTAFILCTTYLTHQLQTANVYCSWELTLFWSKLQRRIDPSLDSFLERCRQFGIIAKTLQHLFFLIRVIQSEAEEAGLAVSVLLCVRALQIRSNGSDEMKTSVCKTIACLLPEDLEVRRACQLTEFLLEPTLSGFNVLEELYMQPDQKFDEENALVPNSLRCELLLALKAYWPFDPEFWDWKTLKRHCLKLLGKVASDSEDDASCNMSINETDMLETFFSDYDETKEHKYYDGKDTMNHPKEKARVKKPIGSSERYQRWLQYKFFCVLCKRECIEARILHHSKMHMEDGVYTCPVCTKKFKRKEFFVPHVMEHVKMPPSRTHRPKKKIILKKERSPQKATASSSPPPAFQEKSHQPQLPENFENDAHEYVTFSQLENCQLQDRDIYPCPGTDCSRVFKQFKYLSVHLKAEHQNNDENAKHYLDMKNRREKCAFCRRHFMTSFHLREHERVHCGPQPYMCVSMDCYARFGSVNELLNHKQTHDDLRYKCELNGCNIVFSDLGQLYHHEAQHFRDASYTCNFFGCKKFYYSKTEFQNHLAVHNIEVSNGEVKQTLKLEESVSKDKCNYLPESQLLEQSENSSLNDNLDASGSQEIPQIKEEALSDSEDLDSESNCSLHCGDHSADAAVNQGQVSPLLIETMAHNQSVPGFLMSQEGVFHPGDVKQQSSNAAVCFDEKKLSCGFEGCCSTHKNSRSMQKHLRRAHPYNFKGKKNMEMKTKDFLDLLSDTQDSKSPTDISTELGHNSDTNADSPESLYCTIDAKGSNGLKEETCPSSPETSFYDSSKESNMEDNMLELMLGLKHLSLKNSNIQNSSRHKPFLGSLQSCSSRGAKCPESVDETTSKFQLQEQQDNLPSQYLTQLAAKPFFCECQGCTCEFVTREALLMHYVKKHNYSKEMVLQLNMFQHRYSPFKCHICQRSFTRKTHLRIHYRNKHQIGCERVAHKGCSNEKFEHVGLCTDNLHKNSTVPTPVCATNIEFIEHSDHSEQLCHPKKEDCSSETDLESSEETDNNVTRKTSNIASLETHREELEARQGRGSKRTVAKGNLCYILHKYHKPFHCIHKSCNSAFTNQKGLIRHYRTVHQYNKEQLCLEKDKARTKRELVKCKKIFACKYKECGKRFLCSKALAKHCSDFHNEHLEDQKLLSEAESARFACNQAQCPAVFYTFNKLKQHLIEEHANEEKLNKDFEIHCDLNGCDRIFTNYSHYSQHVYFRHSEYYDSLFGNQKEEEDNQDKDKKEQSYLKDSFDISKQNGKQLKEKPKRISRSREKHLMSFKTKEEALQMCKEKSNQTQYPCMVQGCLSVVKLESSIVRHYKRTHQMTNMYIEQRIQKLVVCVKCGIMTEKQSCSETPLDVDKKGVKVKEDKSANPEYVQESEKTLVPNTDCNPQDVSKEDQKRCPSSSVSFDASAFMYSGALKYNHSSKNTSFEEHNIRETVMCKTGDFSENGERENNSYFSSLQSELPREKDPEGCQHSAVNQNAKRNVLCATKDKFQKPPVSKPFDLKTYKPMGFESSFLKFIQESERKDDDDDDDDDEVVEWESPEQLPVDKTLQKEGDGQGDTSVNNFVNDKNVIIPQNNHGQLTEIQPLLSESSSAPSLENLRAILDKALTDCGDLALKQLHYLRPVVVLERSKFSTPLIDLFPTKKADELCVGST